The DNA region TAATACCACTGCCGAATCAATAAACCGCGGATAATTATCCGTACCAGGTAAGGGCAAAGTAAAGATCTGATCAACACATACCTGTTTGTTGGCTTTGTAATAGGCATCCGTAAGGCTGTATCTCGGCTCTGTACCGTTGCCTTCGGTATAACAATCAGCAGCTTTAGATAATTCACGGAAAGCCATCACCGCTTCCGAATCTGGTGTGGCATTAAAGTCGCCGCAAATAATGTGGTATGGCTTTGGGGTTTCCTCAATAACAAAACCCGCAAGGGCTTCGGCCTGGGCTTTTTTTAGGCTTTTATGCTGTCCCAGGTGTGTAAGATGGGTAGTAGTAACAGTAACTGTTTTTCCCGATGGCAGGTTTACGTTTGTCCGGAACGCTTTACGGTCGTTATCTTCAGCTACTACGGGTAAATCAAAACTCCCGGTTTCGGTAACCGGGTAAACTGATAATATGCCCAGGCCCGATGTACTTTTAACCATCCTGCCTTCAAACAGGCGTTTTTTTGATCGGCCGGGTAAAAAACAGTAATGCATATTTAATTCGGCAGCCAAAAACTTCAAGGTATCGGCATTTGCCTCTTCGCTGTAAAAACATTCCTGGCAAGCTATAACATGGGGTTTTAGTTGTTTAAGTTGTTTGGCAAGTATGCCCATGCGCAGCCGGTACTCACCATCACATTTCCATGTATTTATGGTGACAATTTTAACATTTTCCACTCGGGCAATATCAGCAATCTAAATTATACAATCAACATTCGGTAATTATTAGCTGATAACATCGGCCTGGCGATGCTGATCAGGAGTCTGCCGGTTAACCCATGTAAAATCTACAGTATAAAAGTTATAATTGAGTGTGGCAAGAGGCAAGGTGTTTTCGGTAAACAGGTTTATAAAATCTATTAATTTCACATATAGCAATTTAAATTTAAACCAGTTCATTAGCTTTAGGCTTTGTGCGTCTTGCTTTTAGCCCGTGTATAATTTTATCATAATAAAAAATTAGCGTTATGGATACTTCACTTTTTGAATCGGTTGATCGGTATATAAGTAATTTGTTTGAGGATGAAGACGCGGTGCTGAAAGGTACTTTGAAATCTATGGAAGATGCCGGTATTCCGGGCATCAATGTGTCGGCTAACCAGGGTAAATTTTTACAGGTACTGGCCCGTTTATGCGGTGCAAAAAAGATTTTGGAAATAGGTACGCTTGGCGGTTACAGTACCATTTGGCTGGCCCGCGCGCTGCCTGCCGATGGTTTGCTCATTACGCTTGAACTGGAGCAGGCTTATGCTGATGTTGCCCGCCGGAATATCATCAAAGCCGGTTTGGGCCCTGTGGTTGAAATTAAGGTAGGCAGAGCCATGGAGAGCCTCGCAGCCCTTGATGCCGATGATGATGGCCCGTTTGATATGATCTTTATTGATGCCGATAAACCGCCTTATACCGAATACTTTGAATGGGCGCTTAAGCTTTCCAGGCCAGGTACCCTTATTGTTGCGGACAACGTGATCCGCGAAGGCAAAGTACTTGATGATAACTGTGATGATGAGCGCGTTAGCGGGGTGCAGCGTTTTAATAAAGCGCTTGCTGCTAACCCGCAGGTAACCGCCACCATTATCCAAACGGTAGGTACCAAGGAACATGACGGCATGGCTATAGCTGTTGTGAAGTAATTTAATACCACTTTGGCGGGGCTGTTTCGGTAAACGGAGTGCTCTGCAAACCGTTGGCCCCTTTGCTACAGCTGTGTTTGGACGTACAGAATGTGGTGCATATTTATTTTACATTTTTTAAAACAAAGCAAGTGAAAGCGCATTGCCCTCTCACCTAAATTTTCATTTTTTTTTGAAAGTTTAAAAACTTGTTTATATTTGTGCATGGAATTGGCAGAGGCAAAGTTAAAGTTCATTGAGGCCTGGGGTAAGCTGGGGTCGGAGTGGGGGATTAACCGTACCATGGCCCAGGTACACGCTTTGCTGATGGTCTCGCCGGAGGCTTTAACTACTGAAGAGGTGATGGCCGAGTTAAGCATATCACGCGGTAATGCCAATATGACCCTGCGCGATCTGATTGACTGGGGCCTGGTTGAAAAGCAGCATAAAACCGGTGAGCGTAAGGAGTTTTTTTACGCAGAAAAAGATGTGTGGACTATTGCCCGCCGTGTTGCCGAAGAACGTAAAAAGCGCGAGCTTACCCCTATCATTAAAATACTTGATCAACTGGCAGGGGTGGATGGCGATGCAAAAGATCCGGCTTATAAAACATTTAAAACCACGGTTACTGATATAAATAAACTGGCTAACAATGTGAACAAAACACTTGATACCATGCTCAAGGCCGAAGAAAACTGGTTTTTTGGTTCGATATTGAAAGTATTTAAATAAATTTTTTTACAAATAATTTTCAATTTTTATTGAAAATTCTAAATAATTAATAATAACTAAATCTTTAACATTATGAACTACTTTATTTTAACCTATATTATTTACCTGTTGGCAAGCATAGCATTAACAGTATGGGTGGCCAAAGTGCTGTTTAAAAACGGGCGTATATTTTTAGTGGATATTTTTCACGGCAACAGTGAACTGGCCGATTCTGTGAATAAGCTGCTTGTAGTAGGCTTTTACCTGGTAAATATAGGCTATATGAGCCTGGCCTTAAAGGAGTATGGCAGTATTGCCAGTATGCAGGTAGTGGTTGAAGTACTGAGTTATAAAGTGGGCTGGATAATTTTAATATTGGGCGGTATGCATTTCCTAAACCTTGTCATTTTCTTTAAGCTGCGTAACCGCGCTAAACGGGAAAATGCATTTACTATAAATGCTTAGTTTTCAGTTTTGTTTTGATTTGACGGGGTAGGCGAATATTTGCCTGCTCCGTTTTTTTGCGAAGACGTGTACTGTATATTAGGCGGCACTTCTTAACTGCCTGTTTATACTGTTCAGCAAAACATCAATATCAAAGGGCTTGGCTATAAAATCATCAGGCGAACCCTGGCTGAGCGTACCCGGATTATGGCTTGCCGAAATTAATATAACAGGTATGTTTTTAGTTTCCTGTTGGTTTTTAAGGGTCTTGCAAAGTTCACGGCCATCTAAATTGCCAAGCATAATGTCAAGCAAAATTAAATCGGGTTCATGTTGCTTTATCCGGTCAAACAAATTTCTGCCTTCAGTTAAGGTATCAACCTCATAGCCTGAATCTTCCAGTATATATTTTATGATTTCTAAAATATCTTTGTCGTCGTCCACCGCTAAAATCCGTCGCATAAGTAATCTGTTAAAAAATGTATCAGCAAAAAAAATAAATGGCGATATGGCTTTATACAATATCAGAGAACGTTAAGCAATTTTTATACCAAGTATTATGCGTAACTATCTTAATCCAAATTTGGATTTTATGCGGTTTTATAAGTAAGGCTCTGCAATTCTGTAGTTATGACGATATACAACAGGAGTTTTATTGTATACAAATAAGGTCGGGGTTTTAAAATAACAGTATAAGAGGGATATAAACGCAGGTTACCTGCATTTTTTGAAGTAATAGGGCATCAATACACCCAGTAAAATTGGTTAATTGAAATTATTTGATGAAAACGTGAGCCGACTTTTTACACTTTGCGCAAAAATATTTCCTGACCGGTATAAAAAACAGGACATTTTTCAAAAACCAATTTCTTCGCATCTGGAAGTGGTAAGGGTTTCCGCATTTTGAACAATAATATTTCTTTTTTGACTTGGCTTCGTTTTCTTCCACAAACTTAAAATAACAGGCAGCCAAAATACAATATCTATATTATTGGTGAAGAAGAAAAAAAAGAAAAATACTTTTAGGTAAGTGCTAATTTCTTTTTATGAAATTAATTATCGTAGTACATAGCGTTTGCGCTGGCATTTGTAGCACATGTATCTCTTTAAAGGCAGAAAAAACAAAACTTTTTTCACAAAAAAGCCTCTGGGTACGCGGTTGTCAAGCTCTGATTTACACCTTGGGCATACCGGCGCCTTTTTTACTTCCGTTTTCTCGTGTTCGTTTATTGATAGTACCATAATACAATCAGGGGCTTATTGTATTTAATTAATTGTTTTGCATTAACCTACAAAACAAAGTTAAAATAATTGCTAATATTTTAACTATACTGTTGAAGTATTGATAATTAATCAATTTATACCTTGAAAATGTACCGTATTTGTAAAGCTGAATGCTTTAAGGCGCTTTCTTTGCTTTTTTTATAATTATTACCCCGGTTTGGCAGAAGAAAAAAATGAAATAAAGGTTAAATGGATAATGCAAGGGGGAGGTAAATTGACAGTTGAGGGTGGGACCGCGTTTTTTAAAGCAGGTTATTAACCTTTTCAACAAGTTCGGTCAAATCAAATGGTTTGTTGATTATCGCGTCGCACCCGTAGCTGATGAGCTCATTTTCATTATTCACATAGGCCGAGAATATAATAACAGGGGTATTGCCAAATTTAGGATGTACTTTTATGTTTCGGCAAATTTCGCCGCCATTGGTACCCGCTACCCGGTAATCGAGTATAACAAGATCCGGTTCAAAGCTCTCAATCAGCGGAAGCACATCGGTGCTTATTGATGTGCTTTTAACTTCAAATTGTTCATAAGTAAGGGTTTCATGAACAATATCAAGTATGTCTTGATTGTCATCCAATACTAAAATACGCTTTACCATAATAAAAGTTAAAGAAATAAATGCCGAAAAGGTATTAAAGTATGCGTTAAAATTACAATATCCCGTAAAATAGTGGTTTGGGTTTAATCTTAATCGGATAAAACTTTAATGCAAAATTAAAACTATTTTTTATAAAATTAATAAAACAATGTTATAAATAGCAACATGTTAGTTACACAAACCGCTTGTTTTTAAGTGCAAATGATAACATTAAAAGGCTTATTGATGATTGAGGCCGGGTTATCAAAGCTTTTACCATATAAAAATCCTAAACTCAAATTTTGTTATTACTTTAGTTGGCAGCAGCAGGTGCCCTATACTCAGGTTACACGCCCGCTGGCCACACATAACCTATAACTTAATGGTACTGCTAACTATCTTTTTTTGTATTGTTTTACTGGTGTTGCTGGTGAGCCTGGTAAAAATAAACCCTTTTATTGCCTTCCTCATTGTTTCGATAATTGCGGGTTTGTTGCTTGGCATACCCATTAATAAGGTAACCGCCTCCATTCAAAAAGGCATGGGGGATATTTTAGGTCAGCTGCTCATCATTATTTGCCTGGGTGCTATGCTTGGCAAACTGGTTGCCGTTAGCGGGGCCGCGCAAAAAATAGCGGGTGTACTTGTTGCCGCCGTAGGCGAAAAATATATTCAATGGGCACTTGTTGCAGCCGGGTTTATTATAGGCATTCCGCTGTTTTATGGTATTGGCTTTGTGCTGATGGTGCCGCTTATATTTTCGGTAGTTTATAAATATAAACTGCCTGCTGTTTATATAGGTTTGCCTATGCTGGCCTCGCTATCGGTAACGCATGGTTTTTTGCCCCCGCATCCATCGCCATCGGCATTAGTGGCCTTGTTTCATGCTAATATGGCAACTACCTTTATTTATGGGCTTATGATAGCGGTTCCGGCTATTATACTGGCAGGGCCGGTGTTTGCACAATTCCTTAAAAAAATCCCGTCGGAGCCGCTGGCTACTTTCAGGGCTGAAGAATTACCTGCCGAAAAATTGCCCGGCGCGTTCAATAGCTTTTTTACAGCTTTATTGCCGGTTTTGCTTTTAATGCTTACCGCGTTTTTTCCATACCTTAACATACAGGATCAGGGTGTAGCAAAGTTTATCACATTTCTTGGCGATCCCTCAATTGTTATGCTGATAGCGCTTATGGTTGCCACTTATACTTTAGGTATAAAACAAGGTAAAAGCATGGGGCAGCTTGCGGGCAATTTTACTGATGCGGTGAAGGATGTGGCCTTGATATTATTGATTATAGCAGGGTCGGGCGCGTTTAAAGAAGTTTTAACTGCCAGCGGTGTAAGCGGCCAGATAGCAT from Mucilaginibacter sp. SJ includes:
- a CDS encoding endonuclease/exonuclease/phosphatase family protein, with the translated sequence MENVKIVTINTWKCDGEYRLRMGILAKQLKQLKPHVIACQECFYSEEANADTLKFLAAELNMHYCFLPGRSKKRLFEGRMVKSTSGLGILSVYPVTETGSFDLPVVAEDNDRKAFRTNVNLPSGKTVTVTTTHLTHLGQHKSLKKAQAEALAGFVIEETPKPYHIICGDFNATPDSEAVMAFRELSKAADCYTEGNGTEPRYSLTDAYYKANKQVCVDQIFTLPLPGTDNYPRFIDSAVVLNVPDEETGLYPSDHFGITTTLLIP
- a CDS encoding O-methyltransferase — translated: MDTSLFESVDRYISNLFEDEDAVLKGTLKSMEDAGIPGINVSANQGKFLQVLARLCGAKKILEIGTLGGYSTIWLARALPADGLLITLELEQAYADVARRNIIKAGLGPVVEIKVGRAMESLAALDADDDGPFDMIFIDADKPPYTEYFEWALKLSRPGTLIVADNVIREGKVLDDNCDDERVSGVQRFNKALAANPQVTATIIQTVGTKEHDGMAIAVVK
- a CDS encoding GbsR/MarR family transcriptional regulator — encoded protein: MELAEAKLKFIEAWGKLGSEWGINRTMAQVHALLMVSPEALTTEEVMAELSISRGNANMTLRDLIDWGLVEKQHKTGERKEFFYAEKDVWTIARRVAEERKKRELTPIIKILDQLAGVDGDAKDPAYKTFKTTVTDINKLANNVNKTLDTMLKAEENWFFGSILKVFK
- a CDS encoding response regulator, producing MRRILAVDDDKDILEIIKYILEDSGYEVDTLTEGRNLFDRIKQHEPDLILLDIMLGNLDGRELCKTLKNQQETKNIPVILISASHNPGTLSQGSPDDFIAKPFDIDVLLNSINRQLRSAA
- a CDS encoding response regulator encodes the protein MVKRILVLDDNQDILDIVHETLTYEQFEVKSTSISTDVLPLIESFEPDLVILDYRVAGTNGGEICRNIKVHPKFGNTPVIIFSAYVNNENELISYGCDAIINKPFDLTELVEKVNNLL
- a CDS encoding gluconate:H+ symporter encodes the protein MVLLTIFFCIVLLVLLVSLVKINPFIAFLIVSIIAGLLLGIPINKVTASIQKGMGDILGQLLIIICLGAMLGKLVAVSGAAQKIAGVLVAAVGEKYIQWALVAAGFIIGIPLFYGIGFVLMVPLIFSVVYKYKLPAVYIGLPMLASLSVTHGFLPPHPSPSALVALFHANMATTFIYGLMIAVPAIILAGPVFAQFLKKIPSEPLATFRAEELPAEKLPGAFNSFFTALLPVLLLMLTAFFPYLNIQDQGVAKFITFLGDPSIVMLIALMVATYTLGIKQGKSMGQLAGNFTDAVKDVALILLIIAGSGAFKEVLTASGVSGQIASQLQSFNLPPLLLGWVIAAIIRVSLGSATVAGLTAAGIVAPLVLQNHINPNLMVLSIGAGSLAFSHVNDSGFWLYKEYFNLSIKDTIKSWSLMETLVSVIGLAGVTVINLFVK